From Streptomyces griseorubiginosus, one genomic window encodes:
- a CDS encoding UDP-glucose/GDP-mannose dehydrogenase family protein has translation MSLKITVIGTGYLGATHAAAMAELGFEVLGLDVVPEKIEMLQRGEVPMFEPGLEDLLRKHVAGIEGSTGRLRFTMDFAEAGAFGDVHFVCVNTPQRHGEYACDMSYVDSAIASLAPHLTRPALVVGKSTVPVGSADRLARYLADHSPAGADAELAWNPEFLREGFAVNDTLHPDRIVVGVRSERAEKVLREVYATPLAESTPFVVTDFPTAELVKTSANSFLATKISFINAMAEMCEASGGDVARLAEAIGYDDRIGSKFLRAGIGFGGGCLPKDIRAFMARAGELGADQALTFLREIDSINMRQRGQMVELARQILGGGPFLGKRVAVLGATFKPDSDDVRDSPALNVAGQIHLQGGQVTVYDPKGMANARRLFPTLGYADTAIDAVRGADVVLHLTEWREFRELDPAALGEVTAAKTILDGRNALDPALWRKAGWTYRAMGRPTA, from the coding sequence ATGAGCCTCAAGATCACCGTGATCGGCACCGGCTACCTCGGCGCGACACACGCCGCGGCCATGGCCGAACTCGGGTTCGAGGTGCTGGGGCTCGACGTGGTGCCCGAGAAGATCGAGATGCTCCAGCGGGGCGAGGTCCCGATGTTCGAGCCCGGTCTGGAGGACCTGCTGCGCAAGCATGTCGCCGGGATCGAGGGCTCCACCGGGAGGCTCCGCTTCACGATGGACTTCGCCGAGGCCGGCGCTTTCGGTGACGTCCACTTCGTCTGTGTGAACACGCCTCAGCGGCACGGCGAGTACGCCTGCGACATGTCGTACGTCGACTCCGCGATCGCCTCCCTCGCCCCGCACCTGACCCGCCCGGCCCTGGTCGTCGGCAAGTCGACGGTGCCGGTCGGTTCCGCGGACCGCCTCGCCCGCTACCTGGCCGACCACTCCCCCGCGGGCGCGGACGCCGAGCTGGCCTGGAACCCGGAGTTCCTGCGCGAGGGGTTCGCGGTGAACGACACGCTGCATCCGGACCGGATCGTGGTCGGTGTGCGCAGTGAGCGTGCGGAGAAGGTGCTGCGTGAGGTGTACGCCACGCCGCTCGCCGAGAGCACGCCGTTCGTGGTGACCGACTTCCCGACCGCCGAGCTGGTGAAGACCTCCGCGAACTCCTTCCTCGCCACGAAGATCTCCTTCATCAACGCGATGGCGGAGATGTGCGAGGCCTCCGGCGGCGATGTCGCGAGGCTCGCGGAGGCGATCGGGTACGACGACCGGATCGGCAGCAAGTTCCTGCGGGCCGGGATCGGCTTCGGCGGGGGCTGTCTGCCTAAGGACATCCGCGCCTTCATGGCCCGTGCGGGTGAGCTCGGTGCCGACCAGGCGCTGACCTTCCTGCGCGAGATCGACTCGATCAACATGCGTCAGCGCGGGCAGATGGTGGAGCTGGCCCGGCAGATACTGGGCGGCGGGCCGTTCCTCGGCAAGCGGGTCGCGGTGCTCGGGGCCACCTTCAAGCCCGACTCGGACGACGTGCGCGACTCCCCCGCGCTGAACGTCGCCGGGCAGATCCACCTCCAGGGCGGCCAGGTCACGGTCTACGACCCGAAGGGCATGGCCAACGCCCGCAGGCTCTTCCCGACGCTCGGCTACGCCGACACGGCCATCGACGCGGTGCGGGGCGCCGACGTCGTCCTCCACCTCACGGAGTGGCGCGAGTTCCGCGAACTGGACCCGGCGGCCCTCGGCGAGGTAACGGCCGCGAAGACCATCCTGGACGGCCGCAACGCCCTGGACCCCGCGCTGTGGCGCAAGGCGGGCTGGACCTACCGGGCGATGGGGCGACCTACGGCCTGA
- a CDS encoding acyl-CoA dehydrogenase produces the protein MAGSADFDLYRPSEEHDMLRDAIRSLAEAKIAPHAAAVDEEARFPREALEALVANDLHAVHVPEEYGGAGADALATVIVIEEVARVCVSSSLIPAVNKLGSLPVILSGSEDLKKKYMTPLAKGDAMFSYALSEPDAGSDAAGMKTKAVRDGDHWILNGVKRWITNAGESEYYTVMAVTDPTKRSKGISAFVVEKSDEGVSFGAPEKKLGIKGSPTREVYLDNVRIPADRMIGEEGTGFATAMKTLDHTRITIAAQALGVAQGALDYARGYVQERKQFGKAIADFQGIQFMLADMAMKIEAARALTYQAAAASERGDKNLTFQGAAAKCFASDVAMEVTTDAVQLLGGYGYTRDYPVERMMRDAKITQIYEGTNQVQRIVMARNLP, from the coding sequence TTGGCCGGATCGGCTGACTTCGACCTGTACCGCCCGTCCGAGGAGCACGACATGCTCCGGGACGCCATCCGCTCGCTGGCGGAGGCGAAGATCGCGCCCCACGCCGCCGCGGTCGACGAGGAGGCCCGCTTCCCGCGCGAGGCCCTGGAAGCGCTGGTCGCCAACGACCTGCACGCCGTGCACGTCCCCGAGGAGTACGGCGGCGCCGGCGCCGACGCGCTGGCCACGGTCATCGTGATCGAGGAGGTCGCCCGCGTCTGCGTGAGCTCCTCCCTGATCCCCGCCGTGAACAAGCTGGGCTCGCTCCCGGTGATCCTCTCCGGCTCCGAGGACCTGAAGAAGAAGTACATGACCCCGCTCGCCAAGGGCGACGCGATGTTCTCCTACGCCCTCTCCGAGCCCGACGCCGGCTCCGACGCGGCCGGCATGAAGACCAAGGCCGTCCGCGACGGCGACCACTGGATCCTCAACGGCGTCAAGCGCTGGATCACCAACGCGGGCGAGTCCGAGTACTACACGGTGATGGCCGTCACCGACCCCACCAAGCGCTCCAAGGGCATCTCGGCGTTCGTCGTCGAGAAGTCCGACGAGGGCGTCTCCTTCGGTGCGCCGGAGAAGAAGCTCGGCATCAAGGGCTCGCCCACGCGCGAGGTGTACCTGGACAACGTCCGCATCCCGGCCGACCGCATGATCGGCGAGGAGGGCACCGGCTTCGCGACCGCGATGAAGACCCTGGACCACACCCGCATCACCATCGCCGCCCAGGCCCTCGGCGTCGCCCAGGGCGCCCTGGACTACGCCAGGGGCTACGTCCAGGAGCGCAAGCAGTTCGGCAAGGCCATCGCCGACTTCCAGGGCATCCAGTTCATGCTCGCCGACATGGCCATGAAGATCGAGGCCGCCCGCGCCCTGACCTACCAGGCCGCGGCCGCCTCGGAACGCGGCGACAAGAACCTCACCTTCCAGGGCGCCGCGGCCAAGTGCTTCGCCTCCGACGTGGCCATGGAGGTCACCACGGACGCGGTCCAGCTGCTGGGCGGATACGGCTACACGCGGGACTACCCGGTGGAGCGGATGATGCGCGACGCGAAGATCACGCAGATCTACGAAGGCACCAACCAGGTCCAGCGGATCGTCATGGCGCGCAACCTGCCGTAG
- a CDS encoding four-helix bundle copper-binding protein, with the protein MTQAESMSAMSKEMQDCVAACMECHSVCEETMSSCMQMGGQAQMQIMRALMDCADMTRMCADMMMRRSPMSAEMCAMCAKACETCAEACMAMPDDPQMMRCAQACRRCMETCRAMAGMAM; encoded by the coding sequence ATGACCCAGGCCGAGAGCATGTCCGCGATGAGCAAGGAGATGCAGGACTGCGTGGCCGCCTGCATGGAGTGCCACAGCGTCTGCGAGGAGACCATGAGCTCCTGCATGCAGATGGGCGGCCAGGCGCAGATGCAGATCATGCGCGCGCTCATGGACTGCGCCGACATGACCCGCATGTGCGCGGACATGATGATGCGCCGCTCGCCCATGTCGGCGGAGATGTGCGCGATGTGCGCCAAGGCGTGCGAGACGTGTGCCGAGGCGTGTATGGCCATGCCCGACGATCCCCAGATGATGCGGTGCGCGCAGGCGTGTCGCCGCTGTATGGAGACCTGTCGGGCGATGGCGGGCATGGCGATGTGA
- a CDS encoding class I SAM-dependent methyltransferase, protein MTSTSATEAFDAAERTMWSGRSEAYAGSFARLCAHPVRALLDAAGIAAGTRVLDVGTGTGTAALAALARGARVSAVDADAGMVAAARTAGVDARIGVLPELPYPDAEFDAVVGNFVLNHVGRPRTALAELRRVLRPGGTMALTVWAGGRQSGMELLGRACDAAGAVPPDHLPRLDPDEDFGRTTEGFAALLAEAGLADARCAEVVWEHRPTAEEWWSGAAAGIGTIGLIVTSQSPGTVLKIRREYDRLAAEFADGQGRLVLPYTALLGSGRRV, encoded by the coding sequence ATGACGAGTACGAGTGCGACCGAGGCCTTCGACGCGGCCGAGCGGACGATGTGGTCGGGGCGGAGCGAGGCGTACGCGGGCAGCTTCGCCCGGCTGTGCGCGCATCCGGTGCGGGCGCTGCTGGACGCGGCCGGGATCGCGGCGGGCACGCGCGTCCTGGACGTCGGCACCGGCACCGGTACGGCGGCCCTGGCCGCGCTGGCACGCGGGGCGCGGGTGAGCGCGGTGGACGCGGACGCCGGGATGGTCGCGGCGGCCCGCACGGCCGGGGTCGACGCACGAATCGGCGTGCTGCCCGAACTCCCTTACCCGGACGCCGAGTTCGACGCCGTGGTCGGCAACTTCGTCCTCAACCACGTCGGCCGCCCCCGTACCGCTCTGGCGGAGCTGCGCAGGGTGCTGCGCCCGGGCGGCACGATGGCCCTGACGGTGTGGGCCGGCGGCCGCCAGAGCGGGATGGAGCTGCTGGGGCGGGCCTGCGACGCCGCGGGAGCGGTCCCGCCGGACCACCTGCCCCGCCTCGACCCCGACGAGGACTTCGGCCGTACGACGGAGGGGTTCGCGGCGCTGCTCGCGGAGGCCGGCCTCGCGGACGCCCGGTGCGCGGAGGTGGTCTGGGAGCACCGCCCCACCGCCGAGGAGTGGTGGAGCGGGGCCGCCGCGGGCATCGGCACCATCGGGCTGATCGTCACCTCGCAGAGCCCCGGGACCGTCCTGAAGATCAGGCGGGAGTACGACCGTCTCGCGGCCGAATTCGCCGACGGGCAGGGGCGGTTGGTGCTGCCGTACACCGCGCTGCTCGGCTCGGGGCGGCGGGTGTAG
- a CDS encoding LCP family protein, which translates to MNDWPEGWSGDNRGDRYGRGSASAQPESARVMRQVRRDQAPPYNAGVPPQQGYVNGQGHGGDYDGYDSGYNTGQVYGSPGGAGHGGPGDPVGGRGPRPAPNWRRRIKWTAIVVITGLIVTTVGTYFWADSKLNREVDLSKVIDRPEQGDGTNYLIVGSDSRAGLSSEQKKQLHTGSAEGKRTDSMMILHTGSNGDTLISLPRDSDVEIPTFVGSESGKTYKGTGRHVKLNAAYAEDGPELLVRTVEFNTGLRIDHYVEIGFAGFASIVDAVGGVEIDIDKGFKDKYSGADFKAGKQTLNGDQALAFVRTRHAFAASDLQRTKNQQKFLAALAHQVATPATVLNPFKLYPTLGAGLDSLIVDKDMSLYDLGSMFFAMKGVNGGDGTSLNMPISGSSGGNLVWNKAKVKQLVQELNNDEKVTVTGN; encoded by the coding sequence ATGAACGATTGGCCCGAGGGATGGTCCGGCGACAACCGCGGCGACCGGTACGGACGCGGCAGCGCGAGCGCACAGCCCGAGAGCGCCCGCGTGATGCGGCAGGTCCGCCGCGACCAGGCGCCGCCGTACAACGCCGGCGTGCCCCCGCAGCAGGGGTACGTCAACGGCCAGGGCCACGGCGGTGACTACGACGGCTACGACAGCGGCTACAACACCGGCCAGGTGTACGGCAGCCCCGGCGGCGCCGGCCACGGCGGTCCCGGCGACCCGGTCGGCGGCCGGGGTCCGCGCCCCGCGCCGAACTGGCGCAGGCGGATCAAGTGGACCGCGATCGTGGTGATCACCGGGCTGATCGTGACGACCGTCGGCACCTACTTCTGGGCCGACTCCAAGCTCAACCGCGAGGTCGACCTGTCCAAGGTCATCGACCGGCCGGAACAGGGCGACGGCACCAACTACCTCATCGTCGGCTCCGACAGCCGCGCCGGGCTCTCCTCCGAGCAGAAGAAGCAGCTGCACACCGGCTCCGCCGAGGGCAAGCGCACCGACTCGATGATGATCCTGCACACCGGCAGCAACGGCGACACCCTGATCTCGCTGCCGCGCGACTCGGACGTGGAGATCCCGACCTTCGTCGGCTCCGAGTCCGGCAAGACGTACAAGGGCACCGGCCGGCACGTGAAGCTGAACGCTGCGTACGCCGAGGACGGGCCCGAACTGCTGGTGCGCACGGTCGAGTTCAACACCGGCCTGCGCATCGACCACTACGTCGAGATCGGCTTCGCCGGCTTCGCGAGCATCGTGGACGCGGTCGGCGGCGTCGAGATCGACATCGACAAGGGCTTCAAGGACAAGTACTCCGGCGCCGACTTCAAGGCGGGCAAGCAGACGCTGAACGGCGACCAGGCGCTCGCCTTCGTCCGCACCCGGCACGCGTTCGCCGCGTCCGACCTCCAGCGCACCAAGAACCAGCAGAAGTTCCTCGCGGCCCTCGCCCACCAGGTGGCCACCCCGGCCACGGTCCTGAACCCGTTCAAGCTCTACCCGACGCTCGGCGCGGGCCTGGACTCGCTCATCGTCGACAAGGACATGAGCCTGTACGACCTGGGCTCCATGTTCTTCGCGATGAAGGGCGTCAACGGCGGCGACGGCACCTCGCTGAACATGCCGATCTCCGGGTCCTCCGGAGGCAACCTCGTCTGGAACAAGGCGAAGGTGAAGCAGCTGGTGCAGGAGCTGAACAACGACGAGAAGGTCACCGTCACCGGCAACTGA
- a CDS encoding acyl-CoA thioesterase, translating to MTDQATAAAAEPAAPEIPGKPTSASRTTLSHIMTQADTNLLGTVHGGVIMKLVDDAAGAVAGRHSGGPAVTASMDEMAFLEPVRVGDLVHVKAQVNWTGRTSMEVGVRVLAERWNESTPATQVGSAYLVFAAVDADGRPRRVPPVLPETERDERRYQEAQIRRTHRLARRRAIKELREKRAAEGFDD from the coding sequence ATGACAGACCAGGCCACCGCCGCCGCCGCCGAACCGGCTGCCCCGGAGATTCCGGGCAAGCCCACGTCGGCGTCCCGCACCACGCTGAGCCACATCATGACCCAGGCCGACACCAACCTCCTCGGTACGGTGCACGGTGGCGTGATCATGAAACTGGTGGACGACGCGGCGGGCGCGGTGGCCGGCCGGCACAGCGGCGGGCCCGCGGTCACCGCCTCCATGGACGAGATGGCGTTCCTGGAGCCGGTCCGGGTCGGTGACCTCGTCCATGTGAAGGCCCAGGTCAACTGGACCGGCCGGACCTCGATGGAGGTCGGTGTACGGGTCCTCGCCGAACGCTGGAACGAGTCGACCCCGGCCACCCAGGTCGGCTCGGCCTACCTGGTCTTCGCGGCCGTGGACGCCGACGGCAGGCCCCGCCGGGTCCCCCCGGTCCTGCCGGAGACGGAACGCGACGAGCGCCGCTACCAGGAGGCCCAGATCCGCCGCACCCACCGCCTCGCCCGCCGGCGAGCCATCAAGGAACTCCGCGAGAAGCGGGCGGCGGAGGGCTTCGACGACTGA
- a CDS encoding GrpB family protein, with translation MSSPWGLCESEHIGSTAVPGPAAGPVIELMAAVYDLSHTPVLKGRAAGRAAISGCCGTTCGRTRRKPC, from the coding sequence CTGAGCTCACCCTGGGGTCTTTGTGAGTCGGAGCACATCGGGTCCACCGCGGTCCCGGGGCCGGCGGCCGGGCCGGTCATCGAGCTGATGGCGGCCGTCTATGACCTCTCACACACCCCGGTCCTGAAAGGACGCGCTGCTGGCCGCGCCGCAATCAGCGGCTGCTGCGGGACCACCTGCGGGCGCACCCGAAGGAAGCCCTGCTGA
- a CDS encoding LCP family protein, translated as MPTTPPRPSAARPRPPQRRPARPPARRRRPRWALRAATTLSVVVLASAGIGHAVMTSLDADIARVDPFKDMKNRPRAGHGMNVLLVGTDGRDKITEAERQKYRLGGAPCHCTDTIMIVHISEDRERASVVSLPRDSYAVTPAHVDATTGERHHGHPLKINAAYAEGGPQLTVRTVEAMTHVKIDHYLEVDFTSFMKTVDVLGGVEICNADPLKDAYTGLDLAAGRHRLMGGEALQYVRSRHADGSSDLGRMKRQQRFLAALIDRATSSGILLNPMKFRDVTRAVLGSVRADKGFGTDELLDLGRAMRNFSPSSSEFTTVPIGQMAYVVKGVGSTLKWDPAKSSQLFRALREDEPLAAHKSRSKALLVPVSPQQIRVQVENGTATGGLGKRVDAALASTGFRTTGTPVNSADRTLKRTVITYDPRWDRSARSLAAALPGSELRAVKGQGATLKVLAGADFERVRKVRAEDELQGESGVVTGDEVGCV; from the coding sequence ATGCCCACCACGCCGCCCCGCCCCTCCGCCGCCCGCCCTCGCCCCCCGCAGCGCCGCCCCGCCCGGCCCCCCGCGCGACGCAGGCGGCCGCGCTGGGCCCTGCGGGCGGCGACCACGCTGTCCGTCGTCGTGCTCGCCTCCGCCGGGATCGGGCACGCCGTGATGACCAGTCTCGACGCGGACATCGCGCGCGTGGACCCCTTCAAGGACATGAAGAACCGGCCGCGCGCCGGACACGGCATGAACGTGCTGCTGGTCGGCACCGACGGCCGCGACAAGATCACGGAGGCGGAGCGGCAGAAGTACCGGCTGGGCGGCGCGCCCTGCCACTGCACCGACACGATCATGATCGTGCACATCTCGGAGGACCGGGAGCGGGCGAGCGTGGTGAGCCTGCCGCGCGACTCCTACGCGGTGACGCCCGCGCACGTCGACGCAACCACCGGGGAACGCCATCACGGGCATCCCCTGAAGATCAACGCGGCGTACGCGGAGGGCGGGCCGCAGCTGACGGTCCGGACCGTGGAGGCCATGACCCACGTGAAGATCGACCACTATCTGGAGGTCGACTTCACCAGCTTCATGAAGACGGTGGACGTGCTCGGCGGCGTCGAGATCTGCAACGCCGACCCGCTGAAGGACGCGTACACCGGCCTCGACCTGGCGGCCGGCCGGCACCGGCTGATGGGCGGAGAGGCACTCCAGTACGTCCGCTCCCGGCACGCCGACGGCTCCTCCGACCTCGGCCGGATGAAGCGGCAGCAACGCTTCCTCGCCGCGCTGATCGACCGGGCCACCTCCTCCGGGATCCTGCTGAACCCGATGAAGTTCCGTGACGTGACCCGGGCGGTCCTCGGCTCGGTGCGCGCCGACAAGGGGTTCGGCACCGACGAACTCCTCGACCTGGGCCGGGCGATGCGGAACTTCTCCCCCTCCTCCTCGGAGTTCACGACCGTGCCGATCGGCCAGATGGCATACGTCGTCAAGGGCGTCGGCTCGACCCTGAAGTGGGACCCGGCGAAGTCCTCGCAGCTCTTCAGGGCCCTGCGCGAGGACGAGCCGCTCGCCGCGCACAAGTCCCGCAGCAAGGCGCTCCTCGTGCCCGTGTCCCCGCAGCAGATCCGGGTCCAGGTCGAGAACGGCACGGCGACGGGTGGCCTCGGCAAGCGGGTGGACGCGGCCCTGGCCTCGACGGGCTTCCGCACGACGGGCACCCCGGTGAACTCGGCCGACCGCACCCTCAAGCGCACGGTCATCACCTACGACCCCCGCTGGGACCGCTCGGCCCGCTCCCTGGCGGCGGCCCTGCCCGGCAGCGAGCTGCGCGCGGTGAAGGGCCAGGGCGCGACCCTGAAGGTCCTCGCGGGCGCGGACTTCGAGCGAGTACGGAAGGTACGCGCCGAGGACGAACTCCAGGGGGAGTCCGGGGTGGTGACGGGGGACGAGGTGGGGTGCGTGTAG
- a CDS encoding glycosyltransferase family 2 protein — MNAKPDVRLPAVSVIMPVLDEERHLRGAVQAILAQEYAGEMEVVIALGPSKDRTDEIAAELVREDSRVHTVPNPTGRTPAALNAAIKASRHPIVVRVDGHGMLSPNYIATAVRLLEETGAQNVGGIMHAEGENDWERAVAAAMTSKIGVGNAAFHTGGEAQAAETVYLGVFRREALEQQGGYNEEFIRAQDWELNFRIREAGGLIWFSPELRVSYRPRPSVKALAKQYKDYGRWRHVVARYHEGSINLRYLAPPTAVCAIAAGIVVGAALTPLGFVIPGGYLAAIVLGSLPAGKGLPLKARLQIPVALATMHMCWGYGFLTSPRSLAKRVIASRRPAVLNEV; from the coding sequence ATGAACGCCAAGCCCGACGTGCGGCTCCCCGCCGTTTCTGTGATCATGCCCGTCCTCGACGAGGAGCGGCATCTGCGCGGAGCCGTCCAAGCGATCCTCGCGCAGGAGTACGCCGGCGAGATGGAGGTCGTGATCGCCCTCGGTCCGTCCAAGGACCGCACGGACGAGATCGCCGCCGAGCTCGTACGCGAAGACTCCCGCGTCCATACCGTCCCGAACCCCACCGGCCGCACCCCCGCCGCCCTCAACGCCGCGATCAAGGCCTCCCGGCACCCGATCGTCGTCCGCGTCGACGGGCACGGCATGCTCTCGCCGAACTACATCGCGACCGCCGTACGGCTCCTGGAGGAGACCGGCGCGCAGAACGTCGGCGGCATCATGCACGCCGAGGGCGAGAACGACTGGGAGCGCGCGGTCGCCGCCGCGATGACCTCGAAGATCGGCGTCGGCAACGCGGCCTTCCACACGGGCGGCGAGGCACAGGCCGCCGAGACCGTGTACCTGGGGGTGTTCCGGCGGGAGGCCCTTGAGCAACAGGGCGGCTACAACGAGGAGTTCATCCGCGCCCAGGACTGGGAGCTGAACTTCCGGATCCGCGAGGCGGGCGGGCTGATCTGGTTCTCGCCCGAGCTGAGGGTGTCGTACCGCCCGCGGCCGAGCGTGAAGGCCCTCGCCAAGCAGTACAAGGACTACGGCCGTTGGCGGCACGTCGTCGCCCGCTACCACGAGGGCTCCATCAACCTGCGCTACCTCGCCCCGCCCACCGCGGTGTGCGCGATCGCGGCCGGGATCGTGGTCGGCGCCGCACTGACCCCGCTCGGCTTCGTGATCCCCGGCGGTTACCTCGCGGCGATCGTCCTCGGCTCGCTGCCCGCGGGCAAGGGGCTGCCGCTGAAGGCCCGGCTCCAGATCCCCGTGGCCCTCGCCACCATGCACATGTGCTGGGGGTACGGCTTCCTGACGAGCCCGCGCTCGCTCGCGAAGCGGGTCATCGCCTCGCGACGGCCCGCCGTGCTCAACGAGGTCTGA